A window of the Ardenticatenales bacterium genome harbors these coding sequences:
- a CDS encoding ATP-binding protein, which produces MELMHQMQPYLKQLRLSGILETLTARNQQAIDGQWTYIEFLSRLLEDEVERRAQKQLAPRLRRAAVNTTKTLENFDFSFNPNLNRQRILQLAGCDFIRQKRNLLICGPTGVGKTHLSQALTHAAARLGFSALFINTHKMLQHLHGGRADGTWERRLQTYLRPDLLVLDDFGLKPLRSPATEDLYDVINERYEVGSIMLTSNRSPSEWPDLFGDPLLASAGLDRLAHAAEVLVIEGGSYRARGRQRLEEEVQIAVT; this is translated from the coding sequence ATGGAACTGATGCACCAGATGCAACCCTATCTGAAGCAACTCCGCCTTTCTGGGATTCTGGAGACACTCACAGCCCGCAACCAGCAGGCCATAGATGGGCAGTGGACCTACATCGAGTTCCTGTCCCGACTGCTGGAGGATGAGGTGGAGCGGCGGGCGCAGAAACAGTTGGCGCCGCGGCTGCGGCGCGCGGCCGTCAACACCACCAAGACGCTGGAAAACTTCGATTTCAGTTTCAACCCTAACCTGAACCGACAGCGCATCCTGCAACTGGCCGGCTGCGATTTCATCCGCCAGAAACGCAATCTGCTCATCTGCGGCCCAACCGGCGTCGGGAAAACCCATTTGAGTCAGGCCCTTACCCATGCGGCAGCCCGGCTGGGATTCAGCGCCCTGTTCATCAACACCCACAAGATGTTGCAGCATCTCCACGGCGGTCGCGCCGATGGCACCTGGGAGCGGCGCTTGCAGACCTATCTGCGGCCGGACCTGCTGGTGTTGGACGATTTCGGTCTGAAGCCTTTGCGGTCGCCGGCGACAGAAGACTTGTACGATGTTATCAATGAACGATACGAAGTCGGCAGCATCATGTTGACTAGCAATCGTTCGCCCAGTGAATGGCCCGACCTGTTTGGTGACCCGCTCTTGGCCAGCGCTGGCCTGGACCGTCTGGCGCATGCGGCTGAAGTGTTGGTGATAGAAGGCGGCAGTTACCGCGCCAGAGGTCGCCAGCGCCTGGAAGAGGAGGTGCAAATTGCCGTGACCTGA